A DNA window from Zingiber officinale cultivar Zhangliang chromosome 3A, Zo_v1.1, whole genome shotgun sequence contains the following coding sequences:
- the LOC122053173 gene encoding protease Do-like 10, mitochondrial: MLSSLRRLSSLRRRPFPLRPSTPLRRAPSDPFLPFPRIPTSSAAFSTAAPFDGVIGGDSPTASEKDGDTVGYRHTDAYKAIQLALDSVVKVFTVSSSPNFFMPWQRKVQREIFGSGFVIPGRQIVTNAHVVADHTYVLVRKHGSPTKYKAEVQAIGHECDLALLTVENEEFWDGMIFLQLGDIPYIQEEVAVVGYPQGGDNISVTKGVVSRVEPTQYVHGATQLMAIQIDAAINPGNSGGPAIMGDKVAGVAFQNLSGAENIGYIIPVPIIKHFISGVEEKGEYVGFCSLGVSCQPTENCYLQSYFCIKQDMTGVLVNKINPLSHAHTMLKKDDIILKFDGVPIASDGSVPFRNRERILFDHLVSMKKPGETALLHVLRDGKEHQFNVSLQPLQTLVPVHQFDKLPSYYIFAGLVFIPLTQPYLHEYGAEWYNTSPRRLCELALRELPQKAGEQLVILSQVLMDDVNTGYERFTELKVKKINGVEVGNLKHLHDLVEGCSEESLRLDLDEEKVIIFNYNNARLATPRILKRHRIPSAVSSDLVDEQETNGETAVASSS, encoded by the exons ATGCTCTCCTCCCTCCGCCGCCTCTCCTCCCTCCGCCGCCGCCCCTTCCCCCTTCGCCCCTCCACTCCCCTCCGCCGAGCTCCTTCTGATCCGTTTCTACCGTTTCCGCGCATCCCCACCTCCTCCGCTGCCTTCTCCACAGCCGCCCCCTTCGATGGTGTCATCGGCGGGGATTCTCCTACTGCGTCAGAAAAGGATGGAGATACGGTGGGATACCGACACACCGACGCGTACAAGGCGATCCAGCTCGCTCTCGATTCGGTCGTGAAGGTGTTCACTGTTTCCAGCAGCCCCAATTTCTTCATGCCGTGGCAGAGGAAGGTGCAGAGGGAGATCTTCGGTTCTG GATTTGTGATTCCTGGGCGGCAAATTGTAACTAATGCTCATGTAGTTGCTGATCACACATATGTACTGGTAAGAAAGCATGGTTCACCAACCAAATACAAGGCAGAAGTTCAAGCTATCGGTCATGAATGTGATTTAGCTCTTCTCACTGTggaaaatgaggaattttgggatGGTATGATTTTTCTGCAGCTGGGTGACATTCCTTATATACAAGAAGAAGTTGCTGTTGTTGGTTACCCTCAAG GTGGAGACAACATTTCTGTTACCAAAGGCGTGGTATCTAGAGTAGAACCAACACAATATGTTCATGGTGCTACCCAGCTAATGGCCATACAAATTGATGCAGCTATTAACCCAGGAAACAGTGGAGGACCAGCAATTATGGGTGACAAGGTTGCTGGAGTTGCTTTTCAGAACCTTTCAGGTGCAGAAAATATCGG GTACATTATTCCTGTTCCAATTATCAAACACTTCATTTCTGGAGTGGAAGAGAAGGGTGAATATGTGGGATTTTGCTCTCTTGGAGTGTCATGCCAACCTACAGAAAATTGTTATCTTCAGAGTTACTTCTGCATAAAGCAAGATATGACTGGTGTTCTTGTTAATAAAATCAATCCTCTATCACATGCTCATACAATGTTGAAGAAAGATGATATCATCCTTAAATTTGATGGAGTGCCCATTGCAAGTGATGGAAGTG TACCATTTCGAAACAGAGAGAGAATACTTTTTGATCACCTTGTGTCTATGAAGAAACCAGGGGAAACAGCTCTTCTCCATGTATTGAGAGATGGGAAGGAGCATCAGTTCAATGTTTCTCTTCAACCA TTACAAACTTTAGTTCCGGTCCATCAGTTTGATAAACTTCCAAGCTACTACATATTTGCTGGTCTAGTTTTTATTCCATTGACCCAACCCTACCTCCATGAGTATGGGGCGGAATGGTACAACACTTCACCACGCCGGTTATGCGAACTAGCATTGCGTGAATTGCCCCAAAAGGCTGGCGAACAACTCGTCATTCTTTCTCAG GTTTTGATGGATGATGTCAATACAGGATACGAACGGTTCACGGAATTGAAG GTGAAGAAAATCAACGGCGTCGAAGTTGGGAACCTAAAGCATTTGCATGACCTTGTGGAAGGTTGCTCCGAGGAAAGCCTACGACTGGATTTAGACGAAGAGAAAGTCATCATTTTTAACTACAACAACGCGCGGCTTGCTACACCGAGAATTCTGAAGCGCCACAGAATACCTTCAGCTGTGTCGAGTGATCTAGTCGATGAGCAAGAAACCAATGGTGAAACTGCGGTGGCATCCTCAAGTTGA